CGCGTCGTGCTGCACATCGTGATCGAAGGGCGGCGTCTCACGGGAACCGTCGACGAGCCCTGTGATCCGAAGAATGCGGTTCCCAGCGGCCGCACGCCGGACGACCGGTGGCCGGATGACCGCAGCGTGCCGTGCTACTGGCCGTACCACAAGCCGGTCTTCGACCTCGGCATCGACGGCTGGTGGCCGGATCAGGGTGATGGCCTCGACGCCGCGTCGCGCCTGCGCCGTATCCAAATGTATTGGGAAGGATCCCAACTCTGGCGACCCGACGAGCGGCCGTTCGCCCTGCACCGCAACGGATACGCCGGCATGCAGCGTTACGCCGCGTTCCTCTGGTCCGGCGACGTCTACTCGACGTGGGAAACGCTGCGCACGCACGTGCCGGTTGCCATCAACACGGGCTTGAGCGGCATTCCGCTGTGGGGCACCGACATCGGCGGCTTCGTGCCCACGAAGGAGTACACCGGCGAGCTGCACGTTCGCTGGGTTCAGTTTGGCGCCTTCTGTCCGCTCTTTCGTGCGCACGGTCGCACCTGGCACCTGCGCCTGCCCTGGGGATGGAAGACGGGCAAGCTCGGGCCGAGTGAGGTCAGACGCTACGGCGACGCGGCCGATCCGGATCCGAGCGAGCTGAACAATCCCGAGGTCGAGCCCATCTGCCGTAAGTATCTGGAGCTGCGGTACCGGCTGATGCCGTACCTGTACACGGCAGTGCGGGAAGGGTGCCAGACGGGGCTGCCTATCATGCGCGCGCTCTGGCTCCACTACCCAGACGATCCTGCGGCGGTCGCGCGCGGCGACGAGTACTTGTGGGGACGCGACATCCTCGTCTCGCCGGTGACCGAAAAGGGAGCGACCTCTCGGCGCCTCTATTTGCCGCGCGGTCTCTGGTTCGATTTCTGGACAGAAGAGCAGATGCAAGGTGGACGTGAAATCGATCGACCGGTCGACCTCGCGACCATGCCACTCCACGTGCGGGCAGGCGCCATCCTGCCGCTGGGGCCTGTCAAGCAGCACACAGACGAGGTAGTCGACGGACCACTGACGCTCGTCGTGTATCCGGGCGCCGACGGGAACGCTGCGCTCTATGAGGATGACGGCAAGACGTTCGAGTACCGCAAGGGCGAGTGGATGGGAATCGAGATGACGTGGCGCGACGCCGACCGGCAGCTCACATTGCGACTGGCCAGCGGATCGCGCATGCGACCGCCGGCGAAGCGGGTCATCGAAGTGCGACTCGCGGGTCAGAAAGAGACGCGCACGGTGTTCTTTACCGGTCAGCCGCTGGACGTGAAGGTCTAGGTAGGGCCGCCTCGCCGAGGCGGCCGTGATGCGCCTCGCCAAGGCGGCCGTGACGGCGCGGGAGGCTGACGCGCCCTCCCATCGCGCCCGGTTCCATCCCCACCTCTGCGAGCGCCCGCCCAGAGCAGTGACGCGCTGCGCCTGATCAGCCTGCATTCGTTATCATTGTCCGTCGATTTGGACGGTTCGTCGTTTCACCTGAAGGGCCCTGCATGAAGATTACGGAAGTTCGCACGCGCGTCGTCGAGTGGCGGGGCAAGACGGTGCCCCTGCCTCCGCACTTTTGTACCAATCCCATGGATCTGCTGTCGCCGTACCAGGTTCCGTCCGGGCAGAGTCGAGGGACCTCGATGGAAACCTTCACGTTCCACGGCTGGCTCGTCGTCGAGGTCTTCACCGACGAAGGCCATGTCGGAATCGGGAATGCCGCGCTCGCGCCGCGTGTCACCAAAGAGGTCATCGATGGCCATCTCGTGCCGCTGCTCATCGGTGCGAGCCCATGGGACGTGGAGCGGCTCTGGCAGCACATGTTCCGCAAGACGATCGCGTTCGGGCGCACAGGGATTGGGATGGTCGCGATCAGCGCCGTCGACATCGCGTTGTGGGACCTGCTCGGCAAGGCGACACAGCAGCCCGTCTACCGCCTGCTCGGTGGGCGGACGAAAGCCAGAATCCCCGTGTACGCGAGTCGCCTGTACAGCATACCCCTCGACGAGCTGGCGGCGGAGGCCACCGGCTACAAGGAGCAGGGATATCAAGCGATGAAGCTGCGCTTTGGCTGGGGGCCGACCGATGGCGCCGATGGGATGCAGCGCAACGTGGCACTCGTGCGAACGGTGCGCGACGCGATTGGCGACGGGATCGACCTCATGGCGGACGCCTATATGGGCTGGACGCTCGATTATGCCAAGCGCATGTTGCCGCTCCTCGAGCCGTTCAATCTCCGCTGGCTCGAAGAGCCGGTGATTCCCGATGACATCCATGGCTATGCGGAGCTCAAGGCGTATGGACGTGTGCCCATCGCGGGCGGCGAGCACGAGTTCACGCTCTATGGCTTTCGCGACCTGCTCGAGGCGCGGGCAGTCGACTATATCCAGTTCGACACCAATCGCGTGGGCGGGATCACGCAGGCGCGCAAGGTCGCAGCGCTCGCCGAGGCGCACTCCATCCCCGTCATTCCGCACGCGGGTCAGATGCACAACTATCACGTCGTGATGGCCAGCCTCAACTCACCGATGGCAGAGCATTTTCCCTTCGTCGACGTCGAGGTTGGCAACGAGCTGTTTTGGTACATCTTCAACGGCGAGCCGAAGGCGCGTGACGGGTTCGTGGATCTGGACGAGGCCGTGCCGGGCCTCGGCTTGACAATCAACGAGGATGCGCTTCGAGACTTCGAGATCCACGAATGAAGCTCGCCCCGCTTCGGGCTCGCGTGGTGGGTCACAATGGCTTGGTGCGTCCCGCCCGATGATCGCGGAGCGCTTCGCTGGCCAGTTTGGTGAGTCGACCTGCCGCCGCATCCTGTTCAAGCTGCTGATCCCAAGCGGCATCGTACTCAGCGAACCATTTTCGGAACCGAGCCAGCTCCTTCGCGGGCAGACGCTTCACCACACCACTGATCTCTTCCACCGTGCTCATACAATTCCGTTAATATCGGTAACCGAGTGGAATATTATCGCTTGTGCACTTGTGAGTCAAGGAAGGCACGACTACTCCCGGAGCGCTCGCGTCGGGTCGATAGTCGCTGCTCGACGGCCGGGAATCAGACAGGCAACGAGCGCGACCGCAACCAACGCTCCTACCGCGGCCAGATACGTGGCGGCGTCGAAGGGTTCGACACCATATAGCAGGCTGCCAGCGGTGTGGGACGTGGCGCCAGCGACAATGGATCCAAGCAAGACACCCGCGGCTGTCAAGGTGCCTCCAGACTTCAGGATCTCGGACAGGATCTGGCTGGGGCGTGCCCCGATCGCGACACGGAGGCCGATCTCCTTCGTGCGTGCCGTCACCAGATACGCCATGACGCCGTAGAGACCAACCGCCGCCAGCGTCAGCGCCATCGCCGAAAAGAGGCTGATGAGGAGTGTGCGGAATCGGTACTGCGCAAGTGTGCCCTGTAACGCCTCGCTCAACGGCCGCACCGCGTAGATCGGTCGCGAGGGCTCGACCCTCCGGACGGCGTCCCGGACGGTGGCGGCCATGCCTGCGGGATCGCCGCGGCCCCTGATCAGGAAATAGGCGTCGGGCCAATAGTGAAGGAATCCGCAGGCATAGATGAGCGGCGCCGGCTCGCTGGCTGGGCCCTCTTCTCTTGCATCCGCGACCACGCCCACAATCCTCGGCTCGGCGTCCCCGATTGGACCTCGACGGAGGGTCCTTCCCATCGGGTCACGTCCCCCCAGGTAACGCTCCGCGAAGCGGCGATTCACCAGGGCCTCGAAGGGACGCTTCGGATCGCGACTCATCCGGCACGTATTACCCAAGACAATGGGAATCCCGACCGTCTCGAAGTACCCGGCGGTCACGATGCGCCATCCGGCAAATTGCCGTGTGCCATCGGGCGAGCGCTCGCCGACGATCTCGAACTCTTGCGGCCAGGGCGCATCCACGCCCGGAAGGCCGCTGGAGATGGCCACCGACGACACACCGGGGAGCGACGAGAGGGTATCCAGCAGCCGCTGATGACGCGGGGCGGTCGCGCTCGGCGGCTCGCCGTAGCTCGCGCTCACACGAAGCGTGAGCACATTGTCTGCCCGGAAGCCAAGCGGCGTCTCCTGGAGGCGCATCAGGCTTCGGACGAAGAGCCCGGCGCCCACGAGCAGCACCGTGGCCAGCGCGAGTTGCGCGCACACCAGCGCTCTTGGAACGCGCTGCGACGTGCCTGCGACGCCCCTGCCGCCCCGAAGCGCCGATCCACACAAGTCCGACCGGAACGTCTGGAGCACCGGCGCAAGCGAGAACAGCACCGCCGCCAGAACCGTTAGCGTCAGGACGAACACCAGCACTCTGGTGTCGACGACGAGGTCGGCAATCCTCGGAACGTCGGGCAGGCGCTGGCGCAGCAACGCGACGCCCGCAAAGGATGCCGCCAAGCCCACCAGAGCACCGACCGCGGAATAGGCGAGCCCTTCGGCCAGCAACTGTCGGGTAATCGCGCCTCGGCTTGCCCCGATGGCATGTCGTGTGGCGACCTCGGCCCGGCGTCCATCGAGCTGTGCGAGCAGCAAGCAGGCGACGTTGGCGCACGCGGTCAGCAGGAGTAAGCCGACCGAGCCGACCAACAAAAGGAGCGCGAGCCGAAGGCTGCCGACGAGCTCCTCCTTGAGCGGTGTGACTTCGACGCTCCACCCGGCGTCTGTCGTCGGATGGCGCTTTCCGAGCGACTGCTGCACCGCGGCGAGATCCGCCTATAGTAGTAAGACTATGGGTAGGTCAACCTGGGCGCACCTCGTCAGACGACTTCTACCAACTCGGAGTAGGGCCGCAGGACAGGATCCGCAGTCAGCAGCCGCGCAGGCTCTTCCAGGGCCTGTGCCACCAGCAGCCGATCGAACGGATCGCGATGATGCAGGGGAAGCGAAGCAACCTTCGCCGCGTGAAGGGCGCTGACGGGCAGCTCGGCGAATCCCGATGACTCGATCTTTCTCGCCAATTCATCGATGTCAACCCGCAGCTTACCGACACCGGTCTTGATTGCCGCCTCCCAGATGGAGGCAGCGCTGACGAGTACCAGCTCGGCGTCTGCAATTCGCTGGCGGGTAGCTGAC
The genomic region above belongs to Luteitalea sp. and contains:
- a CDS encoding DUF5110 domain-containing protein, producing MSFLLSKGPLLGLGEGGPQFDRKGSTDRMRNGQGGYRLRTHGGRVPIQWLVGTDGWAMFIHHPLGVFDFTGREGKFTPGISRKREGLPDPVDPLPLDVFIVAAREPTAIIAEYARITGHPELPALWTLGYQQSHRTLAGPDEIMWVANTMREKKLPCDTLIYLGTEFTPSGWNTRNGEFTWHEGNFPDPKGMIEKLHARHFRVVLHIVIEGRRLTGTVDEPCDPKNAVPSGRTPDDRWPDDRSVPCYWPYHKPVFDLGIDGWWPDQGDGLDAASRLRRIQMYWEGSQLWRPDERPFALHRNGYAGMQRYAAFLWSGDVYSTWETLRTHVPVAINTGLSGIPLWGTDIGGFVPTKEYTGELHVRWVQFGAFCPLFRAHGRTWHLRLPWGWKTGKLGPSEVRRYGDAADPDPSELNNPEVEPICRKYLELRYRLMPYLYTAVREGCQTGLPIMRALWLHYPDDPAAVARGDEYLWGRDILVSPVTEKGATSRRLYLPRGLWFDFWTEEQMQGGREIDRPVDLATMPLHVRAGAILPLGPVKQHTDEVVDGPLTLVVYPGADGNAALYEDDGKTFEYRKGEWMGIEMTWRDADRQLTLRLASGSRMRPPAKRVIEVRLAGQKETRTVFFTGQPLDVKV
- a CDS encoding FtsX-like permease family protein, whose product is MQQSLGKRHPTTDAGWSVEVTPLKEELVGSLRLALLLLVGSVGLLLLTACANVACLLLAQLDGRRAEVATRHAIGASRGAITRQLLAEGLAYSAVGALVGLAASFAGVALLRQRLPDVPRIADLVVDTRVLVFVLTLTVLAAVLFSLAPVLQTFRSDLCGSALRGGRGVAGTSQRVPRALVCAQLALATVLLVGAGLFVRSLMRLQETPLGFRADNVLTLRVSASYGEPPSATAPRHQRLLDTLSSLPGVSSVAISSGLPGVDAPWPQEFEIVGERSPDGTRQFAGWRIVTAGYFETVGIPIVLGNTCRMSRDPKRPFEALVNRRFAERYLGGRDPMGRTLRRGPIGDAEPRIVGVVADAREEGPASEPAPLIYACGFLHYWPDAYFLIRGRGDPAGMAATVRDAVRRVEPSRPIYAVRPLSEALQGTLAQYRFRTLLISLFSAMALTLAAVGLYGVMAYLVTARTKEIGLRVAIGARPSQILSEILKSGGTLTAAGVLLGSIVAGATSHTAGSLLYGVEPFDAATYLAAVGALVAVALVACLIPGRRAATIDPTRALRE
- a CDS encoding L-rhamnonate dehydratase is translated as MKITEVRTRVVEWRGKTVPLPPHFCTNPMDLLSPYQVPSGQSRGTSMETFTFHGWLVVEVFTDEGHVGIGNAALAPRVTKEVIDGHLVPLLIGASPWDVERLWQHMFRKTIAFGRTGIGMVAISAVDIALWDLLGKATQQPVYRLLGGRTKARIPVYASRLYSIPLDELAAEATGYKEQGYQAMKLRFGWGPTDGADGMQRNVALVRTVRDAIGDGIDLMADAYMGWTLDYAKRMLPLLEPFNLRWLEEPVIPDDIHGYAELKAYGRVPIAGGEHEFTLYGFRDLLEARAVDYIQFDTNRVGGITQARKVAALAEAHSIPVIPHAGQMHNYHVVMASLNSPMAEHFPFVDVEVGNELFWYIFNGEPKARDGFVDLDEAVPGLGLTINEDALRDFEIHE
- a CDS encoding PIN domain-containing protein gives rise to the protein MKLLLDTQLYLWFLADSPRLKSATRQRIADAELVLVSAASIWEAAIKTGVGKLRVDIDELARKIESSGFAELPVSALHAAKVASLPLHHRDPFDRLLVAQALEEPARLLTADPVLRPYSELVEVV